In one window of Pseudomonas chlororaphis subsp. chlororaphis DNA:
- a CDS encoding acetyl-CoA C-acyltransferase, whose translation MMNQDPIVIVSAVRTPMGGFQGELKSLTAPQLGAAAIKAAVERAGVASDSVDEVLFGCVLPAGLGQAPARQAALGAGLDKATRCTTLNKMCGSGMAATIAAHDMLLAGSADVVIAGGMESMSNAPYLLDRARSGYRMGHGRVLDHMFLDGLEDAYDKGRLMGTFAEDCAQDNGFSREAQDAFAVASLTRAQQAIKDGSFKAEIVPLQVTVGKEQQTISDDEQPPKARLDKIATLKPAFRDGGTVTAANSSSISDGAAALVLMRRSEAEQRGLKPLAVIHGHAAFADTPGLFPVAPVGAIKKLMKKTGWSLDQVELFEINEAFAVVSLVTMQKLEIPHDKVNVHGGACALGHPIGASGARILVTLLSALRQQGLKRGVAAICIGGGEATAMAVECLY comes from the coding sequence ATCATGAACCAGGATCCGATCGTTATCGTCAGCGCCGTCCGCACCCCCATGGGCGGCTTCCAGGGCGAACTGAAAAGCCTGACCGCGCCGCAGCTCGGCGCCGCCGCCATCAAGGCCGCGGTGGAGCGCGCCGGGGTGGCTAGCGACAGTGTCGATGAAGTGCTGTTTGGCTGTGTGCTACCGGCCGGTCTCGGCCAGGCGCCGGCCCGTCAGGCGGCGCTGGGCGCCGGGCTGGACAAGGCCACACGCTGCACCACCCTGAACAAGATGTGCGGCTCCGGCATGGCCGCGACCATCGCCGCCCACGACATGCTGCTGGCCGGCAGCGCCGACGTAGTGATCGCCGGCGGCATGGAAAGCATGTCCAACGCGCCTTACCTGCTGGACCGTGCTCGCAGCGGCTACCGCATGGGCCACGGACGGGTGCTCGACCATATGTTCCTCGACGGCCTCGAAGACGCCTACGACAAGGGCCGCCTGATGGGCACCTTCGCCGAAGACTGCGCCCAGGATAACGGCTTCAGCCGCGAAGCCCAGGATGCCTTCGCCGTGGCCTCGCTGACCCGCGCCCAGCAGGCGATCAAGGACGGCAGCTTCAAGGCGGAAATCGTGCCGCTGCAGGTCACCGTCGGCAAGGAGCAGCAGACCATCAGTGACGACGAACAGCCGCCCAAGGCCAGGCTGGACAAGATCGCCACGCTGAAGCCGGCGTTCCGCGACGGCGGTACCGTTACCGCGGCCAACTCCAGCTCGATCTCCGACGGCGCCGCGGCCCTGGTGCTGATGCGCCGTTCCGAGGCCGAGCAACGGGGCCTCAAGCCGCTGGCGGTGATCCACGGTCATGCGGCGTTCGCCGACACCCCGGGGCTGTTCCCGGTGGCCCCGGTCGGGGCGATCAAGAAACTGATGAAGAAGACCGGCTGGTCGCTGGATCAGGTCGAGCTGTTCGAAATCAACGAAGCCTTTGCCGTGGTCAGCCTGGTCACCATGCAGAAGCTGGAAATCCCCCACGACAAGGTCAACGTCCACGGCGGCGCCTGTGCCCTGGGCCACCCGATCGGCGCGTCCGGCGCGCGAATCCTCGTGACCCTGCTCTCGGCCCTGCGCCAGCAAGGCCTGAAGCGCGGCGTCGCGGCCATCTGCATCGGCGGCGGCGAAGCCACGGCCATGGCCGTCGAATGCCTGTATTAA
- a CDS encoding AMP-binding protein: MRDYLSATAHFNYQHTVDAALHGSLSALNACVECCDRHALPGRIALFWEGRDGSSATYTFSELQDQAARFANFLLAQGVGQGDKVAGLLPRNVELLIAVLATWRIGAVYQPLFTAFGPKAIEHRLGSSGAKVVVTDAVNRPKLAEVADCPTIVTVAGAKGQGIVRGDFSFWAELGNYPAQCEPVLLTGEDPFLLMFTSGTTGPSKALYVPLKAIVAFQSYTRDAVDLRPEDAFWNVADPGWAYGIYFGVTGPLGLGHPITFYDGPFTLESTCRVINKYGISNLTGSPTAYRLLIAGGDEFARSIKGKLRIVSSAGEPLNPEVIRWFADNLGVVIHDHYGQTELGMVLCNHHGLEHPVHVGAAGFASPGHRIVVLDEQHQELSVGQPGILAIDRSQSPMCWFNGYHGVVTKAFVGNYYLSGDTVELNPDGSISFVGRSDDVITTSGYRVGPFDVESALIEHPAVVEAAVIGKPDPERTELVKAFVVLSPQYRAAPELAEELRQHVRKRLAAHSYPREIEFVSELPKTPSGKLQRFILRNQEIAKAQEAAAHKASA; the protein is encoded by the coding sequence ATGCGCGATTACCTGTCTGCCACGGCACACTTCAATTATCAGCACACCGTCGACGCAGCCCTGCACGGCTCCTTGTCGGCCCTCAATGCCTGCGTCGAATGCTGTGACCGGCACGCCTTGCCGGGGCGCATCGCGCTGTTCTGGGAGGGCCGCGACGGCAGTAGCGCGACCTACACCTTCAGCGAGTTGCAGGACCAGGCCGCGCGTTTCGCTAACTTCCTGCTGGCCCAGGGCGTGGGCCAGGGCGACAAGGTCGCCGGCCTGCTGCCGCGCAACGTCGAACTGTTGATCGCGGTACTCGCCACCTGGCGCATCGGCGCGGTCTACCAGCCGCTGTTCACCGCCTTCGGCCCCAAGGCCATCGAACACCGCCTGGGCAGTTCCGGGGCCAAGGTGGTGGTGACCGACGCGGTCAACCGGCCAAAGCTCGCTGAAGTGGCGGACTGCCCGACCATCGTCACGGTCGCGGGCGCCAAGGGCCAGGGCATCGTCCGCGGCGACTTCAGTTTCTGGGCCGAGCTGGGCAATTACCCGGCGCAGTGCGAGCCCGTGCTGCTGACCGGCGAAGACCCGTTCCTGCTGATGTTCACCTCCGGCACCACCGGCCCGTCCAAAGCCCTGTACGTGCCGCTCAAGGCCATCGTCGCGTTCCAGAGCTACACCCGCGACGCCGTCGACCTGCGCCCCGAAGACGCGTTCTGGAACGTCGCCGACCCGGGCTGGGCCTATGGCATCTACTTCGGCGTCACCGGCCCGCTGGGCCTGGGCCACCCGATCACCTTCTACGATGGGCCCTTCACCCTGGAAAGCACTTGCCGGGTGATCAACAAATACGGGATCAGCAACCTCACCGGTTCACCAACCGCGTATCGCCTGCTGATCGCCGGCGGCGACGAGTTCGCCCGCTCGATCAAGGGCAAGCTGCGCATCGTCAGCAGCGCCGGCGAGCCGCTGAACCCGGAGGTGATCCGCTGGTTCGCCGACAACCTTGGCGTGGTGATCCACGACCATTACGGCCAGACCGAACTGGGCATGGTCCTGTGCAACCACCACGGCCTGGAGCACCCGGTGCATGTCGGCGCGGCCGGTTTCGCCTCGCCGGGCCACCGCATCGTGGTGCTCGACGAGCAGCATCAGGAACTCTCAGTCGGCCAGCCGGGGATCCTCGCCATCGACCGCAGCCAGTCGCCGATGTGCTGGTTCAACGGCTACCACGGCGTGGTGACCAAGGCCTTCGTCGGCAACTACTACCTCAGCGGCGACACCGTGGAGCTGAACCCGGACGGCAGCATCAGCTTCGTCGGGCGCAGCGACGACGTGATCACCACCTCCGGTTACCGGGTCGGCCCGTTCGACGTCGAGAGCGCGCTGATCGAGCACCCGGCGGTGGTCGAGGCGGCGGTGATCGGCAAGCCCGATCCGGAGCGCACCGAGCTGGTCAAGGCCTTCGTCGTGCTCAGCCCGCAGTACCGCGCCGCGCCGGAGCTGGCCGAAGAGCTGCGCCAGCATGTGCGCAAGCGCCTGGCCGCGCACTCGTACCCCCGTGAAATCGAATTTGTCAGCGAATTGCCGAAAACCCCAAGCGGCAAGTTGCAGCGCTTCATCCTGCGCAACCAGGAAATCGCCAAGGCTCAAGAGGCCGCGGCGCACAAGGCTTCGGCCTGA
- a CDS encoding TonB-dependent receptor: MQTKAPSALPQHRLLASTLGLALASCAGAAEAGERQKSLQLDNIKVEAEQPGSRTERSASAKYVVPLLDTPQTITVVPPKLILEQQALSLRQVLSNVSGITFNAGEGGGGSGDSINIRGFSANSNMQIDGLRDSAQTNRSDTFNVEQVEVIKGPNSVFGGAGTTGGSINVVSKQPKNQTFTRLGGSLGSDNYYRLTLDSNQPLEGVGQDSAVRINLMGHQNDVPGREKIDRERWGIAPSLRLGFSDATRLTLSAFHQSDDNLPDYGVPALDGKKLAGVKRDAYFGWKNLDKEEIEQNAFTADFEHDFNDHLRLQNLTRYSRTARDTIVSASHVNTSGVPAGRYRPAGPQAYGRDATTEMWINQTNLIGDFEFAGMRHDLVAGLELSRETLDLKTYNHGLSTALYPRNGYALGSPPGRWSGPVNKATSGYTETTLKGQAYYLFDTIALSERWDLNLGLRYDKIKGDVDKYSASHVKSDSLASDTNKASARTGLVFKPTENGRIYAAWGNSFNPSAENLASTGGGLSKGNQDLAPEKNETWELGTKWELLDKRLELDAALFRVEKSNARETMADGSTQLAGKQRVQGVEVGVTGHVSEQWDVFANYTFLDSEILNAANTASGIARKGQALGNTPPRSLNLWTTYELPAGWTLGYGTRYVSERNVSSSTRAKLDAYWVHNAMLGYKVNHNLDLQLNVNNLFDKDYVERVRQQSGSTTRSSAIEYGDARAAIMSATYSF; this comes from the coding sequence ATGCAAACGAAAGCCCCATCTGCCTTGCCACAACATCGCCTCCTGGCCTCTACCCTGGGCCTTGCCCTGGCCTCCTGCGCCGGCGCGGCCGAAGCCGGCGAACGGCAGAAATCCCTGCAACTGGACAACATCAAGGTCGAGGCCGAGCAACCCGGTTCCCGCACCGAACGCTCGGCCTCCGCCAAGTACGTGGTGCCGCTGCTGGACACCCCGCAGACCATCACCGTGGTGCCACCCAAGCTGATCCTGGAACAACAGGCGCTGAGCTTGCGCCAGGTGCTGTCGAACGTGTCCGGCATCACCTTCAATGCCGGCGAAGGCGGTGGCGGCTCGGGGGACAGCATCAACATCCGCGGCTTCTCGGCCAACAGCAACATGCAGATCGACGGCCTGCGCGACAGCGCGCAGACCAACCGTTCCGACACCTTCAACGTCGAGCAGGTGGAGGTCATCAAGGGCCCCAACTCGGTGTTCGGCGGCGCCGGCACCACCGGCGGCAGCATCAACGTGGTCAGCAAACAGCCCAAGAACCAGACCTTCACCCGCCTCGGCGGCAGCCTCGGCAGCGACAACTACTACCGCCTGACGCTGGACAGCAACCAGCCGCTGGAAGGTGTCGGCCAGGACAGCGCGGTGCGGATCAACCTGATGGGCCATCAGAACGATGTGCCCGGCCGCGAGAAAATCGACCGCGAGCGCTGGGGCATCGCGCCCTCGTTGCGCCTGGGCTTCAGCGACGCCACCCGGCTGACCCTCAGCGCTTTCCACCAGAGCGACGACAACCTGCCGGACTATGGCGTGCCGGCGCTCGACGGCAAGAAGCTGGCCGGGGTCAAGCGCGATGCCTATTTCGGCTGGAAGAACCTCGACAAGGAAGAGATCGAACAGAACGCCTTCACCGCCGACTTCGAGCATGACTTCAACGACCACCTGCGCCTGCAGAACCTCACGCGCTACAGTCGCACCGCGCGCGACACCATCGTCTCGGCGTCCCATGTCAACACCAGCGGCGTGCCGGCGGGTCGCTACCGCCCGGCCGGGCCCCAGGCCTACGGACGCGACGCCACCACCGAGATGTGGATCAACCAGACCAACCTGATCGGCGACTTCGAGTTCGCCGGCATGCGCCACGACCTGGTGGCGGGCCTGGAACTGTCCCGGGAAACCCTCGACCTGAAGACCTACAACCACGGCCTGAGCACAGCCCTGTATCCGCGCAACGGTTACGCCCTGGGCAGCCCGCCCGGGCGCTGGAGCGGCCCGGTCAACAAGGCCACCAGCGGCTACACCGAGACCACCCTCAAGGGCCAGGCGTACTACCTGTTCGACACCATCGCCCTGAGCGAGCGCTGGGACCTCAACCTCGGCCTGCGCTACGACAAGATCAAGGGCGATGTCGACAAATACTCGGCCAGCCATGTGAAGAGCGACAGCCTGGCCTCGGACACGAACAAGGCCAGCGCGCGCACCGGGCTGGTGTTCAAGCCGACCGAGAACGGGCGCATCTATGCCGCCTGGGGCAACTCCTTCAACCCTTCCGCCGAGAACCTGGCCTCCACCGGCGGCGGCTTGAGCAAGGGCAACCAGGACCTGGCGCCGGAGAAGAACGAAACCTGGGAACTGGGCACCAAGTGGGAGCTGCTGGACAAGCGCCTGGAACTGGACGCCGCGCTGTTTCGCGTAGAGAAGAGCAACGCCCGGGAAACCATGGCCGACGGTTCGACCCAACTGGCCGGCAAGCAGCGGGTGCAAGGTGTGGAAGTCGGCGTCACCGGGCATGTCAGCGAGCAGTGGGATGTGTTCGCCAACTACACCTTCCTCGACAGCGAAATCCTCAACGCGGCGAATACCGCCTCGGGCATCGCGCGCAAGGGCCAGGCCCTGGGCAACACGCCGCCGCGCTCGCTCAACCTGTGGACCACCTATGAACTACCGGCCGGCTGGACCCTGGGTTACGGCACTCGTTATGTCAGCGAGCGCAACGTCAGCTCCAGCACCCGCGCCAAGCTGGATGCCTACTGGGTGCACAACGCCATGCTCGGCTACAAGGTCAACCACAACCTCGACCTGCAGTTGAACGTCAACAACCTGTTCGACAAGGACTACGTGGAACGGGTACGCCAGCAGAGCGGCTCGACGACACGCTCCTCGGCCATCGAATACGGCGACGCGCGCGCGGCGATCATGTCGGCCACCTATAGCTTCTGA
- a CDS encoding AraC family transcriptional regulator → MSEKDTISMQLVREALLQSCAPGAASDEVLLKAGIDPAQLDVSAARVPALAYARLWRLLARRTDDEFFGMDPRKLKSGSLAFLCRTAMARQNLAAGLESGLVFLSLMLERLPAQLVRQQSLAEIVLLEDEQAPRRAFTYFTYWMIVHGVACWLAGRRIPILAIELRCPEPDFCDDYQVMFSQNLRFDRPRTRMIIAADCLDLPIKRSDEELKRFLAQAPANILVKYRDPESLASRIKHDLRQLPAAQWPETESLAHSLCMSASTLRRRLAEEGQTYQGLKDGVRKELAIAWLAEPQISFTEIASRLGFADASSFYKAFRKWSGSNPGHYRSLILNDPT, encoded by the coding sequence ATGTCGGAAAAAGACACCATCTCCATGCAACTGGTGCGCGAAGCGCTGCTGCAAAGCTGCGCCCCGGGTGCCGCCAGCGATGAAGTGCTGCTCAAGGCCGGTATCGACCCGGCCCAGCTGGACGTCAGCGCCGCCCGCGTGCCCGCGCTGGCCTATGCCCGGCTGTGGCGCCTGCTGGCCCGGCGCACGGACGACGAGTTCTTCGGCATGGACCCGCGCAAGCTCAAATCCGGCAGCCTGGCGTTTCTCTGTCGCACCGCCATGGCCCGGCAGAACCTGGCCGCAGGCCTGGAATCCGGGCTGGTGTTCCTGTCGCTGATGCTCGAACGGCTGCCGGCCCAATTGGTGCGCCAGCAGAGCCTGGCGGAGATCGTCCTGCTGGAGGATGAGCAGGCACCGCGCCGCGCCTTCACCTATTTCACCTACTGGATGATCGTCCACGGCGTGGCCTGCTGGCTGGCCGGGCGGCGCATCCCGATCCTGGCCATCGAGCTGCGCTGCCCGGAACCGGATTTCTGCGACGACTACCAGGTGATGTTCTCGCAGAACCTGCGCTTCGACCGGCCGCGCACGCGGATGATCATTGCCGCCGACTGCCTGGATCTGCCGATCAAGCGCAGTGACGAGGAGCTCAAGCGCTTCCTGGCCCAGGCGCCGGCCAACATCCTGGTCAAATACCGCGACCCAGAGAGCCTGGCCAGCCGCATCAAGCACGACCTGCGCCAGCTGCCCGCGGCCCAGTGGCCGGAAACCGAGAGCCTGGCCCACAGCCTGTGCATGTCGGCCTCGACCCTGCGCCGCCGCCTGGCGGAAGAAGGGCAGACCTACCAGGGCCTCAAGGACGGGGTGCGCAAGGAGCTGGCGATCGCCTGGCTGGCCGAGCCGCAGATCAGCTTCACGGAAATCGCCAGCCGCCTGGGCTTCGCCGACGCCAGCTCGTTCTACAAGGCCTTTCGCAAATGGTCCGGTTCCAACCCCGGGCACTATCGCAGCCTGATCCTCAACGACCCGACCTGA
- a CDS encoding SDR family NAD(P)-dependent oxidoreductase translates to MHIENKVFLVSGGASGLGAATAQMLVKAGAQVMLVDLNAEAVAAQARQLGCQSTVADITDEAAAEAAVQATLKAFGGLHGLVNCAGIVRGEKILGKHGPHALASFSQVINVNLIGSFNLMRLAAAAIAEGEPNADGERGVIINTASAAAFDGQIGQAAYAASKGAIASLTLPAARELARFGIRVMTIAPGIFETPMMAGMSDEVRASLAAGVPFPPRLGKPDEYAALVGHIISNSMLNGEVIRLDGALRMAAK, encoded by the coding sequence ATGCACATCGAAAACAAGGTTTTTCTCGTCAGCGGCGGCGCTTCCGGTCTCGGTGCGGCCACCGCGCAGATGCTGGTCAAGGCCGGCGCCCAGGTGATGCTGGTGGATCTCAACGCCGAGGCCGTCGCGGCCCAGGCGCGCCAGCTCGGCTGCCAGAGCACGGTCGCCGATATCACTGACGAAGCGGCCGCCGAAGCGGCGGTGCAGGCCACGCTCAAGGCATTCGGCGGCTTGCACGGGCTGGTCAACTGCGCCGGCATCGTGCGCGGCGAGAAGATACTCGGCAAGCACGGTCCCCATGCCCTGGCCAGCTTCAGCCAGGTGATCAACGTCAACCTGATCGGCAGCTTCAACCTGATGCGCCTGGCCGCGGCGGCGATTGCCGAAGGCGAGCCGAACGCCGACGGCGAGCGCGGGGTGATCATCAACACCGCCTCGGCGGCGGCCTTCGACGGACAGATCGGCCAGGCCGCCTATGCCGCGTCCAAGGGCGCCATCGCCAGCCTGACCCTGCCGGCCGCCCGCGAACTGGCGCGCTTCGGCATCCGGGTGATGACCATCGCCCCGGGCATTTTCGAAACCCCGATGATGGCCGGCATGAGCGACGAAGTACGCGCTTCCCTGGCCGCCGGCGTGCCGTTCCCGCCACGCCTGGGCAAGCCGGACGAGTACGCCGCGCTGGTCGGGCATATCATTAGCAACAGCATGCTCAATGGCGAGGTGATCCGTCTCGACGGCGCCTTGCGCATGGCAGCCAAGTAA